Sequence from the Acidihalobacter prosperus genome:
TCGGGTATCCGGAAGATCGTGTTGATTTGAGATGGAGTTGAGATGACGCATCTTGGCGCCTAAACCGGAATATTGTGTGTATGTGTGTCGACACTGCCACACCCGGCATGAATAGGGTTTGATGCTTGATTGTGCGGATTTCAGCTACACGATTTATAACAATTCACCCAGAGTATGATCAGGCGTGTGAGTGCTCTGTATCAGAAAGTTGACTTAAAATAGGGCACGAGTCGCCTCCATCCGAGCAACACAAATGGCTAAGGCGTGTGAGTTCATCTTTGAATGCAGACAGACTGGAGATCTTGTGCTCTATTTCTGCAAGCTTTGCCTGAGTCAGCCCCAGGACCTGCCGACGCGCTTCATTGGGTGCTGAGCGCAACCGCAACAGAACACGGATGTCATCCAGGCTAAAGCCGGCACTTTTGGCTCGACGGATAAACATCAGCTGTTCGATATCGTGACCATCGTAGTCACGTCGCCCAGCGGCATCGCGCCCGACGGCATCCAGCAAGCCTATTTTGTCGTAGTAACGCAGTGTCTCGGGACTGAATCCCGAGCGCCTTGATGCCTCTCCAATTTTCATCCATACCTCCTTCGGCAAACCGGGGCGACTCAGCTATCACCTCTAGAATCGCCAATGACGCGAGATAACCCGTGAGGTCTTCACCAGTGCGAGATCTAGCGTTTGTCAGCTGAGTGTGTCTGGCAGCGAAATATCATGCCACAAAGCCTTGACTTGGAGTTAACTCCAAGCGTTATAAGTCACCAGGAGACTCGG
This genomic interval carries:
- a CDS encoding heavy metal-responsive transcriptional regulator, encoding MKIGEASRRSGFSPETLRYYDKIGLLDAVGRDAAGRRDYDGHDIEQLMFIRRAKSAGFSLDDIRVLLRLRSAPNEARRQVLGLTQAKLAEIEHKISSLSAFKDELTRLSHLCCSDGGDSCPILSQLSDTEHSHA